GGGATCCAGCAGGGTTTTGACCTTTTTCATCATTTCCCGGGTATTGGCATCCATTCGATCCATTACCAGCTTCTGACCAAAGACTGCGGGTTTCCAAAGGGTGCCGCCCATTTCCAGCACCCTTTCATCGGTTTCGTGCAGGGCCTGGCGGGCATGGCTGACCGTGTCGTTGTCAGCCCGGTTAAATGCATAGGTCCAGGAAAACATCATGCTGTGGCCGCAGCCCACCACCCGGCCCAGCACCGTGTAGGGTATTTCGTGTCTGGCCGAGATTTCCACGCCGAGCCGAAATCCTTCCGGATAAAAGCCCACAGGCACAATGGCGCCCACGTATTCAAACCCCCCGCCTTTTCGCCAGTCCGAGGTCTTGCTCACCACAGGACGCTCGATGTCCTGACCGGCCGCACCAATGCCGCCGGTGCCTTCCTGGATGTATTTGGCCAGATTTTGATCAAAGATGAGCTGGCGCTTGAATTCCAGTTCCTCCCGGGAGTCGCCGGCAAGGTTGATTAAAATGTAATGAAGCCGGTTAAACGGGGGCGGGATTTCCTGGCTGACCACCACCAGGTCCTCGGCCATGCCCACGTGGGTCAGTTTAAACAGGATTTCCGGGACCAGGTTTTCGTTTTCCACCACAAAGACATCCTGCTCCTGGATTTTTTTGCAGGGAAACAGACGAAGCGATACTTTGGTGATAATGCCGGTGCAGCCGCTCCAGCCCATAAACAGGCTCAAATCCGGCAGGGGGCGCAGGGTATACCATTGATTTCCCAGGGCACAGGAGCCCATCCGGCAGATTTCGCCCGTGGGCAGCACCACTTCCAGGCCGTTGATCATATCTGAGTTAAATCCATAGGGATGGGCCAGATCCCCCTGGCCGTGAATGGCCAGGTTGCCGCCGATGGTGGCCGCAGGCGGGGCACCGGGTTCGGAATGCATCAGGTGCGGAGCGTTTTTGTGTAGATACGAGGTAACCTTGCCGTGGGAAACCCCGGCTTCCACCACCATGTAGCGGCCCTGTTCATTAAGCTCCAGGATTTGGTCCATGCGTTTTAAGTCCAGGGTGATGCCCCCGCGCAGCGCAAGGGCCAGGCCGGCCAAAGACATTCCCCCGCCCAGGGGCACAACCGCCAGTTTCTGCTCATTGGCCATTTCAACGATCCGGCTGACCTCATCTGCGGTTTTGGGTGCGGCCACATACTCAGGCCACCGGGGTTCAGAGGTGCCCAGGTCCTTGGAATACGTAAAGAGTTCCTCGGTTTGTTCGGAGAC
The Desulfosalsimonas propionicica DNA segment above includes these coding regions:
- a CDS encoding FAD-binding oxidoreductase, yielding MDSVYRALADIVGEDYVSEQTEELFTYSKDLGTSEPRWPEYVAAPKTADEVSRIVEMANEQKLAVVPLGGGMSLAGLALALRGGITLDLKRMDQILELNEQGRYMVVEAGVSHGKVTSYLHKNAPHLMHSEPGAPPAATIGGNLAIHGQGDLAHPYGFNSDMINGLEVVLPTGEICRMGSCALGNQWYTLRPLPDLSLFMGWSGCTGIITKVSLRLFPCKKIQEQDVFVVENENLVPEILFKLTHVGMAEDLVVVSQEIPPPFNRLHYILINLAGDSREELEFKRQLIFDQNLAKYIQEGTGGIGAAGQDIERPVVSKTSDWRKGGGFEYVGAIVPVGFYPEGFRLGVEISARHEIPYTVLGRVVGCGHSMMFSWTYAFNRADNDTVSHARQALHETDERVLEMGGTLWKPAVFGQKLVMDRMDANTREMMKKVKTLLDPNGIMNPGNWEVA